The Pochonia chlamydosporia 170 chromosome 1, whole genome shotgun sequence genome window below encodes:
- a CDS encoding cytochrome c heme lyase (similar to Cordyceps militaris CM01 XP_006669666.1) produces the protein MGWFWAEPTPLAARTPSGHPPVVGDKAPPAGCPMHQKTLDALNPNEKPQKQAPGPSASGCPVPHEARTTQDKPKSLLSQLNPLNYMFPDLSQDRAPNQAIALPTSREESTIPKGSGDGTWEYPSPQQMYNALLRKGYTDTDVTAVESMVSVHNFLNEGAWAEIVGWEQRFAKGLYNGWQVCRRGEAHTPEELERNWDINDPEPTLIRFQGRPKDLTPKATMLQVLGWIYPSKFGTEPPFDRHDWYVSREVNGEKQQVRYVIDYYSGEPEPTGEPVFYLDVRPAATPRGSAERIIRWSTDVWWKAIGGDKREQDPQPFFRHNSSKPWG, from the exons ATGGGCTGGTTCTGGGCTGAGCCTACTCCCCTCGCGGCGCGCACGCCAAGTGGCCATCCCCCGGTTGTTGGCGATAAAGCACCTCCT GCTGGATGCCCGATGCACCAAAAGACCCTCGATGCGCTGAATCCGAATGAAAAGCCTCAAAAGCAGGCGCCTGGTCCGTCCGCCTCAGGTTGCCCGGTTCCTCACGAAGCTCGCACAACGCAGGACAAGCCCAAGTCTTTGCTATCGCAATTGAACCCGCTCAACTACATGTTCCCCGACTTGTCGCAGGATCGCGCCCCCAATCAAGCCATCGCACTACCTACGAGCAGAGAAGAGTCAACGATTCCAAAAGGCTCCGGGGATGGCACATGGGAGTATCCTTCGCCACAGCAAATGTATAATGCTCTACTGCGCAAGGGCTACACAGACACTGATGTAACTGCTGTCGAATCCATGGTGTCTGTTCACAACTTCCTCAACGAAGGCGCATGGGCGGAAATTGTTGGTTGGGAGCAGCGTTTCGCCAAGGGCTTGTATAACGGGTGGCAAGTATGCAGGCGCGGCGAGGCACATACTCCTGAAGAGTTGGAGCGAAACTGGGACATCAATGACCCTGAGCCTACTCTCATCCGGTTCCAGGGTCGGCCCAAGGACCTGACGCCCAAGGCTACAATGCTGCAGGTCCTGGGCTGGATCTATCCATCAAAGTTTGG CACTGAGCCTCCTTTTGATCGACACGATTGGTACGTCTCACGAGAGGTCAATGGCGAGAAACAACAGGTCCGCTACGTCATCGACTATTACTCCGGCGAACCTGAGCCCACTGGTGAACCTGTCTTCTACCTTGACGTCCGGCCTGCCGCTACTCCTCGAGGCTCTGCCGAGCGCATTATTCGATGGAGCACAGATGTGTGGTGGAAAGCCATCGGGGGCGACAAGCGAGAGCAGGATCCGCAACCCTTCTTCCGTCACAACTCTTCCAAGCCTTGGGGCTAG
- a CDS encoding ubiquinone biosynthesis protein (similar to Neosartorya fischeri NRRL 181 XP_001262343.1): MRSGFILSRTCFRSLIRQQHGPVPLTRQATSRLLHTGRIPWRGSGSKGSSARRIILQASTGVAALSAGAFIELSQTDNNGTEQTGEHRMLEASREEMRKAVGEDETGLLRMGHKIVLFVDLYIWEPICTGFRFLQLVVIFVPVLATVPAIWFGRRHPERDNERSRTLWWYEFLVQAMELAGPAFIKLGQWAASRTDIFPNEMCDTMSKLHSNAPAHSMHATRKTVSAAFGGRNFDEIFDEFDEKPLGVGAIAQVYKAKLKPELAMSKGGLSDPEDHGGISENVRRSVETVLKSSPKRVPSSYVAVKVLHPKVERIVRRDLRIMHFFASVLNTIPTIEWLSLPDEVAQFGEMMKLQLDLRIEAANLERFRRNFKDRSTASFPYPYTDFTTRNVLIEEFAQGIPLADFMENGGGVFQHDIADEGLDAFLRMLLLDNFVHADLHPGNIMVRFYQAAQPELRLLKKPDRNAHDQEADVTEKVLERLRPFRHRKNKVAWEAELAKIDAEGYRPQLIFIDTGLVTELNATNRANFLDLFRAVAEFDGYKAGHLMCERCRQPEAVLEKEVFALKMQHLVLSVKSRTLALGNVKIGDILQQVLSMVRNHHVRLEGDFVNVVISILLLEGIGRSLNPDVDLLSSSLPILRQLGTQSGATMAKSGDFSMILVWAGLEARKFLQASIEDVERCVKYDLLSPNV; the protein is encoded by the exons ATGAGGTCCGGATTCATCTTGAGCCGGACTTGTTTTCGGTCTTTAATTCGCCAACAACATGGGCCTGTCCCTCTTACACGCCAAGCCACGTCCAGGCTTCTCCATACAGGGCGAATACCATGGAGGGGCTCGGGATCAAAGGGATCATCCGCAAGGAGGATTATCCTGCAGGCGTCAACTGGCGTAGCTGCGCTCAGTGCTGGAGCCTTTATCGAGCTATCACAAACCGACAACAATGGCACCGAGCAAACCGGCGAGCACCGAATGTTGGAGGCATCCCGCGAGGAGATGCGAAAGGCGGTTGGCGAAGACGAAACTGGCTTGCTGAGAATGGGCCACAAGATAGTCCTTTTTGTCGACCTGTATATCTGGGAGCCGATATGCACGGGGTTTCGATTTCTACAACTTGTCGTCATCTTTGTACCCGTCTTAGCCACTGTTCCGGCAATATGGTTTGGCAGACGACATCCCGAACGCGACAACGAAAGGAGCAGAACTCTCTGGTGGTACGAATTTCTAGTGCAGGCAATGGAACTTGCGGGACCAGCATTCATAAAGCTAGGCCAATGGGCGGCTTCTCGAACAGACATCTTCCCTAACGAGATGTGTGATACCATGTCTAAGCTTCACTCGAATGCGCCAGCACACTCTATGCACGCAACCCGCAAGACTGTATCAGCCGCATTTGGCGGACGCAACTTTGATGAAATCTTTGACGAATTTGACGAGAAACCCCTTGGTGTAGGAGCCATTGCGCAAGTATACAAGGCCAAACTGAAACCCGAACTCGCCATGTCAAAAGGCGGGTTAAGCGACCCCGAGGATCACGGTGGAATATCAGAAAACGTGCGACGAAGTGTCGAAACCGTGCTCAAAAGCTCACCAAAGCGAGTCCCGTCATCATACGTGGCCGTCAAGGTCCTCCATCCCAAAGTAGAGAGAATTGTCCGCCGCGACCTCCGCATCATGCACTTTTTCGCTTCTgtcctcaacaccatcccaaCAATAGAATGGCTCTCCTTGCCAGATGAAGTGGCACAGTTTGGCGAAATGATGAAACTCCAGCTCGATCTGCGCATCGAAGCCGCCAACCTCGAAAGATTCCGCCGCAACTTTAAAGATCGctcaacagcttctttcCCCTATCCCTACACAGACTTTACCACCCGCAACGTGCTCATCGAGGAATTCGCCCAGGGAATACCACTTGCAGATTTCATGGAaaacggcggcggcgtcttCCAGCACGATATTGCAGACGAAGGTCTGGACGCCTTCCTCCGCATGCTCCTCCTTGACAACTTTGTCCACGCGGACCTCCACCCTGGCAACATCATGGTACGCTTCTACCAAGCTGCCCAGCCTGAACTCCGACTCCTCAAGAAGCCGGACCGCAACGCACACGACCAAGAAGCGGACGTGACAGAAAAAGTCCTCGAGCGCCTCCGCCCCTTCAGACACCGCAAGAACAAGGTCGCCTGGGAGGCCGAGCTTGCCAAAATCGATGCAGAAGGATACCGCCCGCAACTCATATTCATCGACACAGGTCTCGTCACGGAGCTCAACGCCACCAACCGCGCCAACTTTCTCGACCTCTTCCGTGCCGTCGCCGAATTTGACGGCTACAAAGCCGGCCACCTCATGTGCGAACGCTGCCGCCAGCCGGAAGCCGTTCTAGAAAAGGAAGTATTCGCCCTCAAAATGCAGCACCTAGTGCTTAGCGTGAAATCACGCACCCTGGCCCTAGGAAACGTCAAGATAGGAGACATCCTCCAACAAGTTCTCTCCATGGTGCGGAACCACCACGTCCGTCTGGAAGGAGACTTTGTCAACGTCGTCAtcagcatcctcctcctcgaggGCATAGGACGCAGCTTAAACCCCGATGTGGACCTGCTGAGCAGTTCGTTGCCCATCCTTCGACAGCTGGGTACCCAGAGTGGAGCGACGATGGCCAAGAGCGGTGATTTCAGCATGATTTTGGTGTGGGCTGGTCTGGAGGCGAGAAAGTTCCTGCAGGCGAGTATCGAAGAT GTTGAACGATGTGTTAAATATGATTTGTTGTCACCTAATGTATAA
- a CDS encoding D-xylulose reductase A (similar to Metarhizium robertsii ARSEF 23 XP_011410722.1): protein MSRGSVSEILWAENVPSDFERTSRSKSSARLFNNSPSHKRIYRQSTLKNSQDQGSSTSGKAAAEYVSSPLEPLSSNISFQKRVSRSTDEDSNMTSFPELRPRHCTNDWINPPAEIEQLTSAPTTDLYHRGVDAHSGRPPASPETVWEAPQPIAVPCDHSIFDKDPFMGANPYTYDRRETRASGSTDKLRLGSSIGSASHRRRSSHVPMTYDTPWDSPDGIVPQILDKLRRNTQHDFGQSSLLRPEYNVWTAEARKSAPNEAVPVTKIRSRDSIVKERTLKPPKADSSGIYEALTGSRMIVGRGRHDTCSEDNRPHICENDMDHSKHRH from the coding sequence ATGTCTCGCGGAAGTGTATCTGAGATACTCTGGGCCGAAAATGTACCGTCCGACTTCGAAAGAACATCGAGGTCCAAGTCATCAGCAAGACTATTCAACAACTCTCCGAGCCACAAACGCATTTATCGACAGTCAACACTCAAGAATAGTCAAGATCAGGGCAGTTCAACTTCTGGGAAAGCGGCCGCGGAGTATGTTTCAAGCCCTCTGGAGCCGTTATCGTCGAATATATCCTTCCAAAAGAGAGTCTCTCGATCAACCGACGAGGATTCAAACATGACCTCTTTCCCAGAACTGCGACCACGACATTGCACAAATGATTGGATCAACCCACCCGCCGAAATTGAGCAGCTCACTAGCGCGCCTACCACCGATCTCTACCATCGAGGGGTTGATGCTCACAGCGGTCGAcctccagcatctccagAAACCGTATGGGAAGCCCCTCAACCTATAGCCGTGCCTTGTGATCACAGCATCTTCGACAAAGATCCCTTCATGGGTGCTAATCCCTACACGTATGATCGTCGAGAAACCCGAGCATCTGGTTCCACGGATAAATTGCGTTTGGGAAGTTCCATTGGTTCTGCCTCCCATCGACGACGCAGTTCCCACGTCCCAATGACATACGATACGCCATGGGACAGTCCAGACGGCATCGTACCTCAAATATTAGACAAGTTACGTCGGAATACTCAGCATGATTTCGGTCAGTCGTCACTTCTGCGGCCAGAGTACAACGTTTGGACTGCAGAAGCAAGGAAATCAGCACCCAATGAAGCCGTGCCAGTCACGAAGATCCGATCGCGGGACAGCATAGTGAAAGAGCGCACCTTGAAGCCACCCAAGGCAGATAGCTCGGGGATATATGAAGCACTAACTGGGAGCAGAATGATAGTGGGGAGAGGACGACATGATACATGCTCAGAGGATAATCGGCCGCATATATGTGAAAACGATATGGACCACTCCAAGCATAGGCATTAA
- a CDS encoding short chain dehydrogenase (similar to Metarhizium robertsii ARSEF 23 XP_007818490.2), with the protein MSSNSGNASLSAVDLFNVDGLVAFVTGAGTGIGLMFVKALVKNGAAKVYIAGRRLEVLQEAAASVGPNVIPVQCDVTSKESLQEAVKLVEKDSGYVNLLVCNSGITGPSASALTPETTLEEWADNNFALDMDKYVETFAVNTAAVWYTTLAFLKLLDQGNKKKNVTQQSQVVITSSIAGFNKTSTAGWAYGQSKTGAILAAKQLATVLPRWNIRANCIAPGIFPSDMSGPVVQQYKDETGGYGAVPTTMIPMGRFGDETDMAGTILYLASKAGSYCNGVVVVVDGGRLGTFPSIN; encoded by the exons ATGTCTTCAAATTCCGGAAATGCGTCCCTTTCAGCGGTAGACTTGTTCAACGTTGACGGGCTGGTTGCTTTTGTTACTGGAGCAGGAACCG GTATTGGGCTCATGTTTGTCAAGGCATTGGTCAAGAATGGCGCGGCAAAGGTTTACATTGCCGGTAGACGATTGGAAGTTCTCCAGGAAGCAGCTGCATCTGTTGGACCAAATGTAATACCCGTGCAGTGCGACGTCACATCCAAGGAAAGCCTGCAGGAGGCCGTAAAGCTTGTCGAAAAGGATTCTGGGTATGTAAACCTTTTGGTTTGCAACTCTGGCATTACTGGtccttcagcttctgccTTAACTCCCGAGACGACTCTGGAGGAGTGGGCGGACAACAACTTCGcactggacatggacaagtATGTAGAAACGTTCGCAGTCAACACTGCCGCGGTATGGTACACTACATTGGCGTTCTTGAAGCTTCTCGACCAGGgaaataagaagaagaatgtcACGCAACAATCCCAAGTGGTCATTACGAGCTCAATTGCTGGGTTCAACAAGACTTCCACAGCTGGCTGGGCGTACGGGCAGTCAAAGACAGGGGCAATTCTGGCAGCGAAACAGCTTGCTACGGTCTTACCCCGATGGAATATACG CGCAAATTGCATCGCCCCTGGAA TATTCCCGAGTGACATGTCAGGCCCGGTTGTCCAGCAGTACAAGGATGAAACGGGAGGATATGGCGCAGTTCCCACGACAATGATCCCCATGGGCAGGTTTGGAGACGAGACAGACATGGCCGGAACTATTCTCTATCTGGCATCGAAAGCGGGCTCATACTGCAACGGGGTTGTTGTAGTCGTCGACGGAGGCCGTCTGGGCACGTTTCCATCAATCAATTAG
- a CDS encoding ATP/GTP-binding protein (similar to Beauveria bassiana ARSEF 2860 XP_008596215.1): MADNASTTSDSALQRILPHLQHSNDDDRPVVVMTCGIAGSGKSTLSKGIVNELPNFVRLSVDSYIYKTYGLFKIDYPEEKYSEYLDEGQEHVKKELVRLLQEKQKDIVLDLSFWNREYREEYKEIIVAYGGRSVLVFLDADTELLERRIAGRRAARDALALHDKGRDGDSAYNIEKDTFEMYCNGFERPVGEGEIVIKVV; this comes from the exons ATGGCTGATAACGCGAGCACTACGAGCGACTCTGCTCTCCAGAGG ATACTTCCTCACCTTCAGCATTCAAATGACGACGATCGACCCGTAGTTGTAATGACATGTGGGATAGCCGGTTCCGGAAAATCCACACTATCAAAGGGAATCGTCAACGAACTACCCAACTTTGTTCGCTTATCCGTCGACTCCTATATTTACAAGACTTACGGACTCTTCAAGATCGACTACCCAGAAGAAAAGTATTCAGAGTACCTAGATGAAGGCCAGGAGCACGTCAAGAAGGAACTTGTCCGATTACTTcaagaaaagcaaaaggACATAGTCCTAGATCTATCTTTCTGGAATAGAGAATACCGCGAGGAGTATAAAGAAATCATAGTTGCATACGGGGGGCGTTCGGTCCTTGTGTTCCTCGATGCGGACACGGAGCTTTTGGAGAGGAGAATCGCGGGCCGCCGGGCAGCGAGGGATGCACTTGCTCTCCATGATAAGGGAAGAGATGGCGATTCTGCATATAACATTGAAAAGGACACCTTCGAAATGTACTGCAATGGGTTTGAAAGGCCGGTTGGAGAGGGGGAAATTGTGATCAAGGTGGTCTAA
- a CDS encoding MFS transporter (similar to Metarhizium acridum CQMa 102 XP_007811081.1), protein MAPESSPAKIEKASGRLTADEDGYTRLHITPLDQELVKIVIPAAVLPSARNISFHSIDTFPEKRYGYVDLPLMEAEKLKKKLNGTTLKGLKMRIEKARQEERIEPTGHEDAEKKSKKRKSKDEPESSRKRKRDHNVVEGVTLKDRKVKRGWTESADTKRKNKMSKDKSTKDKEKDKRKQIKSKYTEQDECLLKTKLPPNAVGNLPAADAYKKKKKKGNAREITVHEFEKTTKFPSFLKNSVPETNGKPAVEFLQGKGWVDEDGNVIEVVKQKELPAATPKRKEAAKAKVVIQEESDDDTSSSGTSSEEDDDTSDSDVSENADTKEADIKQDNDDNTSEEEDTSGDDSADEEQAPSSPSKADDSRPLSSSSSKSLTIKIPPPTTPSATKVHPLEALYKRVQPAETTTQTLAQEPQPFSFFGGDAENDDIEDEPAGAPMPMTPFTRQDFEWRNVRSAAPTPDTAHPSRMKNFWAPQDDDADMDDVAEEEEDDEDEGTPAQAQAGSSDFQTWFWENRRDLNKSWMTRRKSAAKEKRHRENKARASKAI, encoded by the coding sequence ATGGCTCCAGAATCATCGCCTGCAAAGATTGAAAAAGCATCAGGGAGGCTCACCGCCGACGAAGACGGCTACACCCGGCTGCACATCACCCCGTTGGACCAGGAGCTCGTGAAGATCGTCATCCCGGCTGCTGTGCTCCCTAGCGCTCGCAACATCTCCTTCCACTCGATTGACACATTCCCCGAGAAGCGATACGGATACGTCGACCTGCCTCTCATGGAGGCTGAAAAGTTGAAAAAGAAGCTCAATGGCACTACGTTGAAGGGCTTGAAGATGCGCATTGAGAAGGCTCGACAGGAGGAGAGAATCGAGCCCACGGGCCACGAGGATGCcgagaagaaaagcaagaaGAGAAAGTCAAAAGATGAACCTGAGAGTtcgaggaagaggaagcgCGATCACAATGTGGTAGAAGGAGTTACCCTCAAGGATCGAAAAGTGAAGCGTGGATGGACAGAATCCGCAGACACAAAGCGGAAAAACAAGATGAGCAAGGATAAATctaccaaggacaaggaaaaggacAAGAGGAAACAAATAAAGTCGAAATACACGGAGCAAGACGAGTGCCTCCTCAAGACAAAGCTGCCGCCTAATGCTGTCGGTAACTTGCCCGCGGCTGATgcgtacaagaagaaaaagaagaagggcaatgCGCGAGAAATTACAGTCCACGAGTTTGAAAAGACGACCAAATTTCCAAGTTTTTTGAAAAACTCGGTACCGGAAACGAATGGCAAGCCGGCAGTTGAGTTTCTTCAGGGCAAAGGCTGGGtcgatgaggatggcaaCGTTATCGAGGTTGTGAAGCAGAAAGAGCTGCCAGCAGCCACGCCAAAGCGAAAGGAGGCTGCAAAGGCGAAGGTTGTCATACAGGAGGAGTCAGACGACGACACCAGCAGTAGTGGGACATCatcagaagaagatgacgacaCCTCTGATTCAGATGTATCTGAAAACGCAGACACCAAGGAGGCCGATATCAAACAGGATAATGACGACAATACCtcggaggaagaagacacCAGCGGCGATGACTCTGCCGACGAAGAGCAAGCACCAAGCTCCCCCAGCAAAGCCGACGACTCAAGACCactctcctccagctcctccaaaaGCCTGACAATCAAGATcccaccacccaccacccCTTCAGCAACCAAGGTCCATCCCCTAGAAGCGCTCTACAAACGTGTCCAACCCGCCGAGACCACCACCCAAACGCTAGCTCAGGAGCCCCAACCGTTCAGCTTCTTCGGAGGTGATGCCGAAAACGACGACATCGAGGACGAACCCGCTGGCGCCCCCATGCCCATGACCCCATTCACGCGACAAGACTTTGAATGGCGCAACGTCCGAAGCGCTGCGCCGACCCCCGACACCGCTCACCCAAGTCGCATGAAGAATTTTTGGGCCCCtcaggatgatgatgcggatATGGACGACGtagctgaagaagaggaagacgatgaggatgaaggcaCTCCTGCCCAGGCGCAAGCTGGATCGAGTGATTTCCAGACGTGGTTCTGGGAGAACCGACGGGACTTGAATAAGTCGTGGATGACTAGGCGGAAGAGcgctgccaaggagaagaggcaTAGGGAGAACAAGGCGAGGGCATCGAAGGCGATTTAG
- a CDS encoding adenosine deaminase (similar to Cyphellophora europaea CBS 101466 XP_008716715.1): MLEDFETSSLHRTLPTNMSIRPGQLSQQARQALRKEFASTNDDLILQVPKVELHVHIEGTLTPELRWKLAQRRGIKPRFGDSNTQFSTVEDLKTAYANVVSSAQLRSLEQTGHLVTFFQAYYSGFDLLQTKEDFYDLAWNYFHRAAELNVRYCEPFFDPQGHVGRGVSWDDMMDGFRAAQDKAVQSSWIMCFLRDQSPDSAMDCYTAALKYKDMIVGIGLDSNEHNRPPSLFDELYTLARKDGFKLTAHCDVGVKNTHEHIRQVASTIAGTGLDRIDHGLNAADDPILVDLIARRGLSMTICPWAYLRRETYASIAERLRILVAAGIRICISSDDPPYMDDSWVTHNMLLARKMCGLTDTEVLKMVRDSVSMSWASDEVKRAILKEIGDIVG; the protein is encoded by the exons ATGTTAGAAGATTTTGAGACAAGCTCACTCCACCGCACATTACCAACGAACATGAGTATTCGCCCTGGGCAGCTCTCACAGCAAGCTCGCCAAGCCCTCAGGAAGGAATTCGCATCAACCAACGACGACCTGATACTCCAAGTCCCCAAGGTCGAACTTCATGTTCACATTGAAGGGACATTAACGCCTGagctgagatggaagctgGCGCAGCGACGTGGCATAAAACCACGCTTTGGCGACTCAAATACCCAGTTCAGTACCGTGGAAGACTTGAAGACAGCGTATGCGAACGTAGTATCTAGCGCACAACTACGCTCTCTCGAACAAACAGGGCATCTGGTTACGTTTTTCCAGGCATACTATAGTGGTTTTGATTTGTTACAAACCAAAGAGGACTTTTATGATTTAGCATGGAATTACTTTCACCGCGCAGCAGAATTGAATGTTCGCTACTGTGAGCCGTTCTTTGATCCACAGGGGCATGTTGGCCGTGGTGTTTCTTGGGATGACATGATGGATGGCTTTAGGGCAGCGCAGGATAAAGCT GTTCAGTCGTCGTGGATAATGTGTTTTCTACGAGATCAGTCGCCAGACTCAGCTATGGATTGTTACACGGCCGCGTTGAAGTACAAGGACATGATTGTCGGGATAGGTCTCGACTCAAATGAACACAATCGACCACCATCTTTATTCGACGAATTATATACACTGGCCCGAAAGGATGGGTTTAAACTTACAGCCCATTGTGATGTTGGGGTCAAGAATACACATGAGCATATCCGCCAGGTTGCGAGTACAATTGCCGGCACAGGATTAGACCGCATAGATCATGGCTTAAATGCAGCTGATGACCCAATATTGGTTGATTTGATTGCAAGACGCGGGCTATCCATGACGATTTGTCCTTGGGCGTATCTGCGACGAGAAACGTATGCCAGTATTGCAGAGAGATTGCGAATATTGGTAGCTGCTGGTATTAGGATTTGCATCTCTAGTGATGATCCGCCGTATATGGATGATAGTTGGGTAACACACAATATGTTGCTTGCAAGGAAAATGTGTGGGCTTACAGATACGgaagtgttgaagatggtgagaGACTCGGTCAGCATGTCTTGGGCAAGCGATGAAGTGAAAAGAGCAATTTTGAAAGAGATTGGTGATATAGTTGGATAG
- a CDS encoding Bud-site selection protein, BUD22 (similar to Metarhizium robertsii ARSEF 23 XP_007818491.1), which produces MPKSPIRYITANFFDKMPKRKRTGEPSLNDILGKHQDDVFKALKASKGFERQRLSKRLRDQGISQDKIQRLEREIGVLKVIKSIAASPDLPDELRRGVSKPDLPEDEQAALHNVTSGLYNRDTVKQAVHRAVKAVCAILNVPVPENAKRSRKNERKEQEEQPSDRIEQTHNGDEPELSVENASDQFDDESEFEGFSSDVDEPGSTLNKGEVDSDAEAEESTEFGKLDDLLGSSSDEEEDWNSDKYAQFRGKETVNLDDISVSGSGEESEEEPTSQASSPSPSPPPEKKQKKNKVAAVKPGSVRDSTFLPSLMGGYISGSESASDIEEAKPKKRRGQRARQAIWEQKYGSGAKHLLKPQKKGGRDSGWDMRRGAVDGDDAGRKTPWKKGILNPVARNGNKGDGVPVPAPKRDDEGKLHPSWEARKKAKESQKATAFAGSKVVFD; this is translated from the exons ATGCCAAAATCACCGATACGCTACATAACGGCCAACTTCTTCGACAAAATGCCGAAACGGAAGCGAACCGGCGAACCAAGCTTAAACGATATACTCGGAAAACACCAGGATGATGTTTTTAAAGCATTGAAGGCGTCAAAAGGCTTCGAGAGGCAGCGGCTGAGCAAGAGATTGCGAGACCAGGGTATTTCCCAAGATAAGATCCAGCGTCTAGAAAGAGAAATCGGTGTCCTAAAGGTAA TCAAATCAATTGCTGCTTCGCCCGACCTTCCAGATGAGCTCCGACGTGGAGTATCGAAACCCGATTTACCGGAGGACGAGCAAGCCGCACTTCACAATGTTACAAGTGGACTGTATAACCGGGACACCGTGAAGCAGGCCGTGCATCGAGCTGTCAAGGCTGTTTGCGCCATCCTGAACGTCCCAGTGCCAGAGAATGCGAAGCGATCCCGCAAAAATGAGAGAAAGGAACAGGAAGAGCAACCCTCAGATCGGATAGAGCAAACCCATAACGGGGATGAGCCCGAACTCTCCGTCGAAAATGCGTCGGATCAATTCGACGACGAGTCAGAATTCGAAGGCTTCAGCTCAGACGTGGACGAGCCaggatcaacattgaacaaggGTGAAGTCGATAGTGACGCTGAGGCAGAAGAGAGCACTGAATTTGGCAAGTTAGACGACTTGCTAGGAAGCTCAtctgacgaagaggaagactGGAATAGTGACAAGTATGCGCAGTTCCGAGGCAAAGAGACGGTCAACTTGGACGACATTTCAGTTTCTGGCTCTGGTGAAGAGTCTGAGGAGGAACCCACATCGCAAGCGTCATCTCcgtctccatcaccacctccggagaagaaacaaaagaagaacaaagTAGCAGCCGTCAAGCCCGGCTCTGTCAGGGATTCCACCTTCCTCCCATCCCTCATGGGCGGTTACATATCTGGTTCGGAATCTGCTTCTGACATTGaggaagccaagccaaagaagcgCCGCGGACAGCGTGCGCGCCAAGCAATTTGGGAACAGAAATATGGCTCCGGCGCCAAGCATTTGCTGAAGCCGCAAAAGAAAGGCGGCCGAGACTCAGGTTGGGACATGCGTCGAGgtgctgttgatggagacGACGCTGGGCGGAAGACGCCTTGGAAGAAAGGCATCCTAAACCCCGTTGCAAGAAATGGCAATAAAGGCGACGGTGTACCAGTTCCAGCCCCAAAGCGGGATGACGAAGGGAAACTGCACCCAAGCTgggaggcgaggaagaaggcaaaagAGTCCCAGAAGGCGACTGCATTCGCAGGTTCGAAAGTCGTATTCGACTAG